Genomic segment of Pochonia chlamydosporia 170 chromosome 1, whole genome shotgun sequence:
ttaccagttgacctttgtTCGCATTGCCCAGCCGCAGCCCCAGTTTTTGCGCCCAACCTCTGAAACCTTTGAAACCTTTGAACTATTGCACCAATTGCCCTCTGTCACCCTCACTCGTGCCCTCTCTGCAACCTCTCGACTGGCAcatccatcacaaccaccaccagacaacaacaTTCTTCGACATTCCCTCCTCACACTACCTACGTCCAACCAAAGTGGCTGTCTGTCAACCTACATATTCCCACCCTCCGGCCGTCTGGCCATGACattcctctcttcttcatcatgaGTGACGTGACAACTGCCATCACGTCCGCTTGTGCCTACAAGTCGCGCGATGATGAGCAAGTAGGGACTGCCGCTACAGCTTCGGGATCCGACCTGCAAGATACCGAACGTCCCGTCaaccgacgacgacgacactCGTTTTTCCTACCGCGACGAAAGTCAATAGTTGAGACCATCATGGACGGGGAAGAGGGCTTGCTGCTCAAGGTAGACTTGTTCCTCTCTGAGTTGGAGCGCCGCTTGGACTTTATCGAGAATTACTACGGCGACCTCGGCAGAGATTACAGTTTCTCTCGCGCCTTTGCCACTCTGCAGGCCGTTAGGACAAGATGTTCTCAGGCCTCAGAGGAGGTCATCGGTGCCGGTAGGCGGCGCCTGCAAATCATGGTTGAGACACTAGAGATGCGCTACCAAGAAACTTTGACAGCGGCCGAGTCCATGCATGAAAAGGCACGGGTGGGCGTTGATCTCCTCGAAGAGATGCTCTCCGAATTTGAAGCGCGCGCACACAAGCTGCGCGAGCAAGGTCTTGCCGGCGCCACCACTGCCGCCGAGGCCTTCATGGACGAAGGTCGCCGCGTTGCGCACGAGAGCATCGAACGAGCCAGGGGAGTCATGGACGAAGGTCTCGAAAGGGCCCGACGAGCAGCACTGTCTTTGGAAGAACACATTCAGCAAGCCATTGTAAAGGCAAGAGAAACACGCCTACTTCACTACAACGACCTGCCCACCCCTTGGCGCAACAACCCTCACATCACCAAGGGCTATCGCTTCACCGAATCCAAAATCGAATGCGTCCAGTCCGCCTTCAACATATCCAACGAATTTTTCAACATTTGGTCCCACGTCATTGGCCTTATCCTCGTCCTCTCCGTGGCCTTTTACTTCTACCCTGCCAGTGCCAACTTTTCCCTCAGCTCCAAGAGCGACATCTTTGTTGCCGCCGTCTTCTTTGTCATGGCCTGCCTTACACTGGTTTGCTCGACCATTTGGCACACCATGAACGCCGTCGCTGACGTCGATGCAATTTCCATATTTGCCTGCGTCGACTACACCGGCATCTCCCTCCTGAttgccgcctccatcatgaCCACCGAGTACACCGCGTTTTACTGCGACCCCTTGAGCCGCTGGATATACATGTCCCTCACCGCCGTCCTGGGCATTGGCGGCGTCATTCTTCCATGGCACCCCAAGTTCAATGGTAGCGACATGGCTTGGGCCCGAGTCGCTTTCTTTGTTGGACTTGCCTTGACGGGATTCATGCCGATGCTGCAGTTGTCGTATACCCATGGCCCCGACTTTGTCGTCACGTTTTACTCGCCGATATTGAAGTCGATACTTGTCTACTTTGGCGGTGCCATTGTCTACGCGAGCAAGATTCCGGAGAGATGGTGGCCAGGCATGTTTGACTATGTTGGCGGCAGTCACAATTTGTGGCATGCTGCCGTCTTGGGAGGCATACTGTTTCACTACACGGCCATGCAGACATTTTTCTCGAACGCATTCCACCGTGCTGAAGGTGGCTGTCCAGCGTACTAGTTCTGAGGGCCAAGGATTTAAGACGGATCACAGTATCTGGCCAAAGCTGGAATCATAATGGCGACGTGTACTACGACACAGGGCTTCAGCTGGCCAGGCGCAACACGcaacccccccccccttgCCATGACAGTCGCCCACAAGGAGCAAGGTACCAGTCGACATCAACACAACAAACCAGCCAATGCCAAGAGATATGATGGAGAAATGATGGCACGTTAAAACACGACGAAGCGAGACATGATGTTTGAACAGGGATTTCGATTCTTCAGACGGGGAGTGTATCCccttcttggctgcttttCTGTCAGCGACTTTTATACTCAGCATTTACACCTGGCGTTTTTGGGCATTTACAGAGCATTTGTATATAGTAGACGTATATATCAAAGTCAAGACTAGAATACATACAAATATTGTTTTCTATCCAACTCCACGTTCCACTGGTGACAGATTATGCACAAAGACagaagtacagaccaataTGTTCGCATTAATGAATACAGTATCCTATCATGTTGTACAGTATTGTCGTGTACTTTACCCTCTACCGTGGGTTGCCATAATTTCCAAACTAAATGATACCAAAAGAGCCTAAATAATGCACATATTCCATGAATGCCCACCCCTTTCTTGTAACCCATTTACTCATTTCTCCGTCCAAATAGTCCCATCATGAATCATACAGTCGTGCCATAGCCGAGCCCTAACTACATATAGAAAATTGCATATCCTCAACAGGCTGAAACACCTTCCACAAATAAAAGAAGTACATTAAGTTTGCGTGCACGGTAGCATGTGCAAGCTGTCGTTCTTGCGTATTAATTGGCGTTTAGTGCGGGCGAGACCCTTATTTGCTATGGATCAACGAGTCGTTTACAACGCATGCGTGGTAATTTCACCATAGACGTCATCGGGAATCTTTTTGATGATGCCAATAGTGACACTCTTGATTAAATCAGAGTTCAAAGGCGGGAATGACCTGAGGACCTTGTTCGGGCTGATCGGTGGGTTAGTATAGCGGCAAGCGGTAGCCAATCGTTTGAGCAAACATACCTCGGAGACTGGAGAATCTGTGACCTCATTATAGTCAATTGAGCAACAATACACAATATGTTCAGGTGTGGTCCGTATGCGAAGAGAAAGTCCCACAGGCGTAGAACCTCTGGCAACGGGGGTGTACAAGCACACAGCGTCAGGACGGATGGGAAGGCATAAATCTCGGCCGACAAGCCTTTGGCAGTCAGGTACATGCTGAGCTTGGGATCTACAATAGCCAGCACTTTATCGACAAGAGCCAAACCGCGATGCACGCCGTCCATAGCTCCACGTATATA
This window contains:
- a CDS encoding hemolysin III family channel protein (similar to Coccidioides immitis RS XP_001240828.1), with product MSDVTTAITSACAYKSRDDEQVGTAATASGSDLQDTERPVNRRRRHSFFLPRRKSIVETIMDGEEGLLLKVDLFLSELERRLDFIENYYGDLGRDYSFSRAFATLQAVRTRCSQASEEVIGAGRRRLQIMVETLEMRYQETLTAAESMHEKARVGVDLLEEMLSEFEARAHKLREQGLAGATTAAEAFMDEGRRVAHESIERARGVMDEGLERARRAALSLEEHIQQAIVKARETRLLHYNDLPTPWRNNPHITKGYRFTESKIECVQSAFNISNEFFNIWSHVIGLILVLSVAFYFYPASANFSLSSKSDIFVAAVFFVMACLTLVCSTIWHTMNAVADVDAISIFACVDYTGISLLIAASIMTTEYTAFYCDPLSRWIYMSLTAVLGIGGVILPWHPKFNGSDMAWARVAFFVGLALTGFMPMLQLSYTHGPDFVVTFYSPILKSILVYFGGAIVYASKIPERWWPGMFDYVGGSHNLWHAAVLGGILFHYTAMQTFFSNAFHRAEGGCPAY